A genomic region of Streptomyces rimosus contains the following coding sequences:
- the scpB gene encoding SMC-Scp complex subunit ScpB, with product MSEAQAVVGGGPDGRDAPVGALGVAELELRPALEAVLMVVDEPATEEHLARVLERPRREVALALRELSEEYTRQGRGFDLRLVAGGWRFYSRGAYADAVESFVLDGQQARLTQAALETLAVVAYRQPVSRSRVSAVRGVNCDGVMRTLLQRGLVEETGTEPETGAILYRTTNYFLERMGLRGLDELPELAPFLPEAEAVEGDSREGVPSFDVDDSGDDSQTDH from the coding sequence GTGAGTGAGGCACAGGCGGTCGTGGGGGGCGGCCCGGACGGGCGGGACGCGCCGGTGGGCGCGCTCGGCGTCGCGGAGCTGGAGCTGCGGCCCGCGCTGGAGGCGGTGCTCATGGTCGTGGACGAGCCTGCGACGGAGGAGCACCTGGCCAGGGTGCTGGAGCGGCCCCGCCGCGAGGTGGCGCTGGCGTTGCGGGAGCTGTCGGAGGAGTACACGCGGCAGGGGCGCGGGTTCGACCTGCGGCTGGTGGCGGGGGGCTGGCGGTTCTACAGCCGGGGCGCGTACGCGGACGCCGTGGAGAGCTTTGTGCTGGACGGGCAGCAGGCCCGGCTCACGCAGGCCGCGTTGGAGACTCTGGCCGTGGTCGCGTACCGTCAGCCGGTCAGCCGTTCCAGGGTCTCGGCCGTGCGCGGGGTGAACTGTGACGGTGTGATGCGCACCCTTCTTCAGCGTGGTCTGGTGGAGGAGACGGGGACGGAACCTGAAACAGGTGCGATCCTGTACAGGACGACGAACTACTTTCTGGAGCGGATGGGCCTGCGCGGCCTGGACGAGCTTCCGGAGCTCGCTCCCTTCCTCCCGGAGGCGGAGGCGGTCGAGGGCGATTCCCGGGAAGGTGTTCCGTCGTTCGACGTAGACGACAGCGGCGACGACTCTCAGACGGATCATTGA
- the aroH gene encoding chorismate mutase: MAVRAVRGAVQLERDEAGHMHEQVSALLTAVLERNGLTPDDLISMWFTATPDLHSDFPAVAARQLGITDVPLLCAQELDIAGAMPRVVRVLAHVATERTKDEIAHVYLGAAGALRKDIAQ; this comes from the coding sequence GTGGCGGTACGAGCGGTGCGCGGAGCCGTGCAGCTGGAACGGGACGAAGCGGGGCATATGCATGAGCAGGTGTCCGCGCTGCTGACCGCCGTTCTGGAGCGCAACGGGCTGACCCCGGACGACCTGATCAGCATGTGGTTCACCGCCACCCCCGACCTGCACAGCGACTTCCCCGCGGTGGCCGCCCGGCAGCTCGGCATCACCGACGTGCCGCTGCTGTGCGCGCAGGAGCTGGACATCGCGGGCGCCATGCCGCGCGTGGTGCGCGTTCTGGCGCATGTCGCGACCGAGCGCACCAAGGACGAGATCGCGCACGTCTACCTCGGTGCCGCCGGTGCCCTGCGGAAGGACATCGCCCAGTGA
- a CDS encoding YidB family protein, producing MRKAKGSMDMTRSPDLGRLMGGLPGGGQGGAGGDLVGSLLGALGGTGPGGHGGPGHGIGPGGRGGIQAVLGTLLQGELGRQAHSWVGRGANEPVTPEQVEKALPDETLQRIADENGVSAQEAAEQLAHALPQAVDRLTPDGEIPQDPLFQDLVARRPRAVGRP from the coding sequence ATGCGCAAGGCGAAAGGCAGCATGGACATGACGAGATCACCAGACCTCGGGAGACTGATGGGCGGGCTGCCCGGCGGCGGCCAGGGCGGCGCGGGAGGAGACCTCGTCGGATCGCTGCTGGGAGCGCTCGGCGGCACAGGACCGGGAGGGCACGGCGGCCCCGGCCACGGAATCGGCCCCGGCGGCCGGGGCGGCATACAGGCCGTGCTCGGCACACTCCTGCAAGGAGAGCTGGGGCGGCAGGCGCACTCCTGGGTGGGGCGCGGCGCCAACGAACCGGTCACCCCCGAACAGGTCGAGAAGGCCCTGCCCGACGAGACCCTGCAGCGGATAGCGGACGAGAACGGCGTCAGCGCCCAGGAGGCGGCGGAGCAGCTCGCGCACGCGCTGCCGCAGGCCGTGGACCGGCTGACGCCCGACGGCGAGATACCGCAGGACCCGCTGTTCCAGGACCTCGTCGCCCGCCGCCCCCGGGCCGTCGGGCGGCCCTGA
- the ald gene encoding alanine dehydrogenase, protein MKVGIPREVKNNEFRVAITPAGVHELVRHGHQVFIEKDAGLGSAIPKEEYVSAGAEILGTADEVWATADLLLKVKEPIAEEYHRLRKDQTLFTYLHLAASRECTDALLESGTTAIAYETVETAGRQLPLLAPMSEVAGRIAPQVGAYHLMRQAGGRGVLPGGVPGVAAGKAVVIGGGVSGWNAVQIAVGLGFHVTLLDKDINKLREADRIFGTKVQTIVSNAYELEKAVVEADLVVGAVLIPGAKAPKLVTNELVAKMKPGSVLVDIAIDQGGCFEDSRPTTHAEPTFQVHNSVFYCVANMPGAVPSTSTYALTNATLPYIVSLANNGWVEALRRDAALAKGLNTHDGKVVYGPVAEAHGLEATDLTTLLG, encoded by the coding sequence GTGAAGGTCGGCATCCCCCGCGAGGTCAAGAACAACGAGTTCCGGGTGGCGATCACGCCTGCCGGTGTGCACGAGCTGGTCCGCCACGGCCACCAGGTCTTCATCGAGAAGGACGCCGGCCTCGGCTCCGCCATCCCGAAGGAGGAGTACGTCTCGGCCGGCGCCGAGATCCTCGGCACCGCCGACGAGGTCTGGGCCACCGCCGACCTGCTCCTGAAGGTCAAGGAGCCGATCGCGGAGGAGTACCACCGCCTCCGCAAGGACCAGACGCTCTTCACCTACCTGCACCTGGCCGCCTCCCGCGAGTGCACCGACGCCCTCCTGGAGTCGGGCACCACCGCCATCGCCTACGAGACGGTGGAGACCGCGGGCCGCCAGCTGCCGCTGCTCGCCCCGATGTCCGAGGTCGCGGGCCGTATCGCCCCGCAGGTCGGCGCGTACCACCTGATGCGCCAGGCCGGCGGCCGCGGTGTGCTGCCGGGCGGTGTGCCGGGTGTGGCCGCGGGCAAGGCCGTCGTCATCGGCGGCGGCGTCTCCGGCTGGAACGCCGTGCAGATCGCCGTGGGCCTCGGCTTCCACGTCACCCTGCTCGACAAGGACATCAACAAGCTGCGCGAGGCGGACCGGATCTTCGGCACCAAGGTGCAGACGATCGTCTCCAACGCCTACGAGCTGGAGAAGGCCGTCGTCGAGGCCGACCTCGTCGTGGGCGCGGTGCTCATCCCGGGCGCCAAGGCCCCGAAGCTGGTCACCAACGAGCTGGTCGCCAAGATGAAGCCCGGAAGTGTCCTTGTCGACATCGCGATCGACCAGGGCGGCTGCTTCGAGGACTCCCGTCCCACCACCCACGCCGAGCCGACCTTCCAGGTCCACAACTCGGTCTTCTACTGCGTGGCCAACATGCCCGGCGCGGTGCCCAGCACCTCCACCTACGCGCTGACCAACGCCACGCTGCCGTACATCGTGTCGCTGGCCAACAACGGCTGGGTTGAGGCGCTGCGCCGCGACGCTGCCCTCGCCAAGGGTCTGAACACCCACGACGGCAAGGTCGTCTACGGTCCGGTCGCCGAGGCGCACGGCCTGGAGGCCACCGACCTGACCACGCTCCTCGGCTGA
- a CDS encoding nucleotidyltransferase domain-containing protein has protein sequence MPTSAAGHALVTGHTVYACVMGSRAFGLATGASDTDRRGVYLAPTPLFWRFEKPPVHVEGPREEEFSWELERFCELALRANPNILECLHSPLVEHADATGRELLALRGAFLSREVHRTFTGYAAGQLKKLEADVRQHGAPRWKHAMHLLRLLRTARDLLRTGVLTLDVGEAREDLLAVKRGEVPWPEVERRMTVLAEQAAAAESGSPLPPEPDRRRVEDFLFRTRRASALRCAETGAYEEVV, from the coding sequence ATGCCGACCTCCGCCGCAGGCCACGCCCTGGTCACGGGACACACCGTCTACGCCTGTGTCATGGGCTCGCGCGCCTTCGGGCTCGCCACCGGCGCCAGCGACACAGACCGGCGCGGGGTCTACCTCGCGCCCACCCCGCTGTTCTGGCGCTTCGAGAAGCCGCCGGTCCACGTGGAGGGGCCGCGCGAGGAGGAGTTCTCCTGGGAGCTGGAACGCTTCTGCGAGCTGGCGCTGCGCGCCAACCCGAACATCCTGGAGTGCCTCCACTCCCCGCTCGTCGAGCACGCCGACGCCACCGGCCGCGAACTCCTCGCGCTGCGCGGCGCGTTCCTCTCCCGCGAGGTGCACCGCACGTTCACCGGGTACGCGGCCGGCCAGCTCAAGAAGCTGGAGGCGGACGTACGGCAGCACGGCGCGCCCCGCTGGAAGCACGCCATGCACCTGCTGCGGCTCTTGCGGACGGCCCGCGATCTGCTGCGTACGGGCGTGCTCACGCTGGACGTCGGCGAGGCGCGCGAGGACCTGCTCGCGGTCAAGCGCGGCGAGGTCCCCTGGCCCGAGGTCGAGCGCCGGATGACCGTACTGGCCGAGCAGGCCGCGGCGGCCGAGTCCGGCTCCCCGCTGCCGCCGGAGCCGGACCGCCGCCGCGTCGAGGACTTCCTGTTCCGGACCCGGCGCGCGTCAGCGCTCCGCTGCGCCGAGACGGGCGCGTACGAGGAGGTCGTGTAG
- a CDS encoding ADP-ribosylglycohydrolase family protein, translating to MASAATGSLIGLALGDALGYPTEFLDVSAIEATCGPWREMALPSPAYVTDDTQMTIALGLGLRKAAASAGGVGGLDAAQLVPPVREKYVEWWRSPDNNRAPGNTCLRACQLLSDPARPWAQAGQVGSKGCGANMRVAPVGLVPTLTPEQRSGAAQLQSALTHGHPTALAASDLTAYAVQLLAEGARPEELAGLLRSYAVGSRTVYRGDWLGELWRHAQDPSPEHFIARGWDDCLGVLDRLDAALRAPDPEADPCLATGAGWIAEEALATGLLCFLLFPGEPLTALRRAACSSGDSDSIACLAGAFAGAHLGAGAWPEEWAGRIEYRDELLALGKVWDV from the coding sequence ATGGCGTCCGCCGCTACCGGTTCGCTCATCGGGCTCGCGCTCGGTGACGCGCTCGGGTATCCGACCGAGTTCCTGGATGTGTCCGCGATCGAGGCCACGTGCGGCCCGTGGCGCGAGATGGCGCTGCCGTCGCCCGCGTACGTGACCGACGACACGCAGATGACGATCGCCCTCGGGCTCGGCCTGCGGAAGGCCGCGGCGAGCGCGGGCGGCGTCGGCGGGCTGGACGCCGCGCAGCTGGTCCCGCCGGTACGGGAGAAGTACGTCGAGTGGTGGCGCTCCCCGGACAACAACCGTGCGCCGGGCAACACCTGCCTCAGGGCGTGTCAGCTGCTCAGTGACCCCGCGCGGCCGTGGGCGCAGGCCGGTCAGGTCGGCTCGAAGGGGTGCGGCGCGAACATGCGGGTCGCGCCGGTCGGGCTGGTGCCGACCCTCACCCCGGAGCAGCGGTCCGGCGCCGCGCAGCTCCAGTCCGCGCTGACGCACGGGCACCCGACCGCGCTCGCAGCCAGCGACCTCACCGCGTACGCCGTGCAACTGCTCGCGGAGGGCGCACGGCCGGAGGAATTGGCCGGCCTGCTGCGCTCGTACGCGGTCGGCAGCCGTACGGTCTACCGGGGCGACTGGCTGGGGGAGCTGTGGCGCCACGCCCAGGACCCGTCCCCGGAACACTTCATCGCGCGCGGCTGGGACGACTGCCTCGGCGTGCTGGACCGGCTGGACGCCGCGCTGCGCGCCCCCGACCCGGAGGCCGATCCCTGCCTGGCCACCGGCGCCGGCTGGATCGCCGAGGAGGCGCTCGCCACCGGGCTGCTGTGCTTCCTGCTCTTTCCCGGCGAGCCGCTGACCGCGCTGCGCCGCGCCGCCTGCTCCTCCGGTGACTCCGACTCGATCGCCTGCCTCGCCGGCGCCTTCGCGGGCGCCCACCTGGGGGCCGGGGCGTGGCCCGAGGAGTGGGCGGGCCGGATCGAGTACCGCGACGAGCTGCTGGCGCTGGGGAAGGTGTGGGATGTCTGA
- a CDS encoding ParA family protein, which translates to MDGHHVNAMAGDRGGSEPTRLADYDDLPEGHFYDPDAEYEPDPEYAATLAPDAARQRRERVGPTGRPLPYFPIPGPLTDHGPAKIIAMCNQKGGVGKTTSTINLGAALAEYGRRVLLVDFDPQGALSVGLGVNPMELDLTVYNLLMERGMSADEVLLKTAVPNMDLLPSNIDLSAAEVQLVSEVARESTLQRALKPLMADYDYIVIDCQPSLGLLTVNALTAAHKVIVPLECEFFALRGVALLTETIEKVQERLNPDLELDGILATMYDSRTVHSREVLARVVEAFDNHVYHTVIGRTVRFPETTVAGEPITTYASNSVGAAAYRQLAREVLARCHAE; encoded by the coding sequence ATGGACGGCCATCACGTGAACGCCATGGCCGGCGACCGGGGCGGCTCCGAACCCACCCGGCTCGCCGACTACGACGACCTGCCCGAGGGGCACTTCTACGACCCGGACGCGGAGTACGAGCCGGACCCCGAATACGCGGCCACGCTCGCGCCGGACGCCGCCCGGCAGCGCCGCGAGCGCGTCGGCCCCACGGGACGCCCGCTTCCCTACTTCCCGATTCCAGGACCGTTGACGGACCACGGACCCGCCAAAATCATCGCGATGTGCAACCAGAAAGGCGGGGTGGGAAAGACCACCTCGACCATCAATCTGGGCGCCGCACTCGCCGAATACGGACGACGGGTCCTGCTCGTCGACTTCGACCCCCAGGGCGCGCTGTCCGTCGGGCTCGGCGTCAACCCCATGGAACTGGACCTGACGGTCTACAACCTGCTCATGGAGCGGGGCATGTCGGCCGACGAAGTGCTGCTGAAGACCGCGGTCCCGAACATGGACCTGCTCCCCAGCAATATCGATTTGTCAGCCGCCGAGGTGCAGCTGGTCAGCGAGGTCGCACGCGAGTCGACCCTCCAGCGTGCGCTGAAGCCGCTGATGGCCGACTACGACTACATCGTCATCGACTGTCAGCCGTCCCTCGGCCTGCTGACCGTCAACGCGCTGACGGCCGCTCACAAGGTCATCGTCCCGCTGGAGTGCGAGTTCTTCGCGCTCCGCGGTGTGGCGCTGCTCACCGAGACGATCGAGAAGGTCCAGGAACGGCTCAACCCCGACCTGGAACTCGACGGCATCCTGGCGACCATGTACGACTCGCGGACCGTACACAGCCGAGAGGTCCTGGCGCGCGTCGTCGAAGCCTTCGACAACCACGTCTACCACACCGTCATCGGCCGTACGGTCCGCTTCCCCGAGACCACCGTCGCGGGTGAACCCATCACCACGTACGCGTCCAACTCCGTCGGTGCCGCCGCCTACCGTCAACTGGCCAGGGAGGTGCTCGCCCGGTGTCACGCCGAGTGA
- a CDS encoding segregation and condensation protein A — MTTTEDHAPSLADGEAGDGKFTVRLENFEGPFDLLLQLISKHKMDVTEVALSKVTDEFMAHIRAMGPDWDLDQTTEFLVVAATLLDLKAARLLPAAEVEDEADLALLEARDLLFARLLQYRAYKRVADIFSERLEDEGRRYPRTVGLEPHHAELLPEVVISIGAEGFAGLAVKAMQPRAKPQVYVDHIHAPLVSVREQAEVLVARLRAAGTAVFGELAEDAPDTLTVVARFLALLELYRERVVELDQEQALGVLTVRWTGGAEAEPVVTDEFDREAGPQAAAGEEGGDAE; from the coding sequence ATGACCACCACCGAAGACCATGCCCCGTCGCTTGCGGACGGTGAGGCTGGTGACGGGAAGTTCACTGTTCGGCTGGAGAACTTCGAGGGGCCGTTCGATCTGCTGCTTCAGTTGATCTCGAAGCACAAGATGGATGTCACCGAGGTGGCGCTGTCCAAGGTGACGGACGAGTTCATGGCGCACATCCGGGCGATGGGGCCGGACTGGGATCTCGATCAGACCACCGAGTTCCTGGTCGTCGCGGCGACGCTGCTCGACCTGAAGGCGGCGCGGCTGCTGCCCGCGGCGGAGGTGGAGGACGAGGCGGATCTCGCGTTGCTGGAGGCGCGTGATCTGTTGTTCGCGCGGCTGCTGCAGTACCGGGCGTACAAGCGCGTCGCGGACATCTTCAGCGAGCGGCTGGAGGACGAGGGGCGCCGTTACCCCCGTACCGTCGGGCTGGAGCCGCACCATGCCGAGCTGCTGCCCGAGGTCGTGATCAGTATCGGGGCCGAGGGGTTCGCCGGGCTGGCCGTGAAGGCCATGCAGCCGAGGGCGAAGCCGCAGGTGTATGTGGATCACATTCACGCGCCGCTGGTGAGTGTCAGGGAGCAGGCGGAGGTGCTGGTGGCGCGGTTGCGTGCGGCCGGTACGGCCGTGTTCGGGGAGCTGGCCGAGGACGCGCCGGACACGCTCACCGTCGTCGCTCGGTTCCTGGCGCTGCTGGAGCTGTACCGGGAGCGGGTGGTGGAGCTGGACCAGGAGCAGGCGCTGGGGGTGCTGACGGTGCGGTGGACGGGTGGCGCGGAGGCCGAGCCGGTGGTCACGGACGAGTTCGATCGTGAGGCCGGGCCGCAGGCCGCGGCGGGTGAGGAAGGCGGGGACGCGGAGTGA
- a CDS encoding nucleotidyltransferase domain-containing protein: MSDGARSGAVLRAAGLPDLDLGEVTAGEGDPLVFATVSGAHLYGFPSRDSDVDLRGAHLLPAAALVGLREPDETRSWMADRDGVEVDLVTHDLRKFARLMLRRNGYVLEQLLSPLVVRTSALHEELLALAPAVLTSHHAHHYRGFANTQWRLFEKTGELKPLLYTLRVLLTGIHLMGSGQVLAHLPTLAELVTAPAYVPELIAAKAEAEHGTAADLVDPERLRADVAELHGRLDAAQAASALPDAPGGHDALHDLLVRARLGAAER, encoded by the coding sequence ATGTCTGACGGGGCACGGAGCGGTGCGGTGCTGCGGGCGGCCGGGCTGCCCGATCTGGACCTGGGCGAGGTGACGGCGGGGGAGGGCGACCCGCTGGTCTTCGCGACGGTCTCCGGCGCGCACTTGTACGGCTTTCCGTCCCGCGACTCGGACGTGGACCTGCGCGGGGCGCACCTGCTGCCCGCCGCCGCGCTGGTCGGGCTGCGGGAGCCGGACGAGACGCGCTCCTGGATGGCGGACCGGGACGGTGTCGAGGTCGATCTCGTCACCCACGATCTGCGCAAGTTCGCACGGCTGATGCTGCGGCGCAACGGCTATGTGCTGGAACAGCTGCTGTCGCCGCTGGTGGTGCGCACGAGCGCGCTGCACGAGGAACTGCTCGCGCTGGCGCCCGCCGTTCTCACCAGCCACCACGCCCACCACTACCGGGGCTTCGCGAACACGCAGTGGCGCCTCTTCGAGAAGACCGGGGAGCTCAAGCCGCTGCTGTACACGCTGCGCGTGCTGCTGACCGGCATTCACCTGATGGGCAGCGGGCAGGTGCTGGCCCATCTGCCCACGTTGGCCGAGCTGGTGACGGCGCCCGCGTACGTACCGGAGCTGATCGCGGCCAAGGCAGAGGCGGAGCACGGGACCGCCGCCGATCTGGTGGACCCGGAGCGGTTGCGGGCGGACGTGGCGGAGCTGCACGGACGGCTGGACGCGGCGCAGGCCGCCTCCGCGCTGCCGGACGCCCCCGGCGGCCACGACGCGCTACACGACCTCCTCGTACGCGCCCGTCTCGGCGCAGCGGAGCGCTGA
- a CDS encoding prephenate dehydrogenase, giving the protein MRTALVIGTGLIGTSIALALQSRGIQVYLADHDPAQAETAAALGAGTAEEPPGPVDLAVAAVPPAHVAPTLAAAIRRGCARAYLDVASVKGGPRRELEAMGCDLSAYLGTHPMAGKERSGPLAATAELFEGRPWVLTPAEGGDTEVLNIALELVALCRAVPVVMEADAHDRAVALVSHTPQLVSSLVAARLQGADETAVRLCGQGIRDVTRIAASAPRMWMDILSANPGPVADVLSEVSADLERTVAALRALEAADDEARAAGARGVEDVLRRGNAGRERVPGKHGAAPAAYEIVSVHIGDQPGELARIFADAGRAAVNIEDVRIEHATGQQAGFIQLMVEPQAAPVLAAELRERGWSIRQ; this is encoded by the coding sequence GTGAGGACCGCGCTCGTCATCGGCACCGGCCTGATCGGTACCTCCATCGCCCTCGCGCTGCAGTCCCGCGGCATCCAGGTGTACCTGGCCGACCACGACCCGGCGCAGGCCGAGACCGCCGCCGCGCTCGGCGCCGGCACGGCCGAGGAGCCGCCGGGCCCGGTCGACCTGGCGGTGGCCGCGGTGCCGCCCGCCCATGTCGCGCCGACGCTGGCCGCGGCGATCCGGCGCGGCTGCGCCCGCGCCTACCTCGACGTGGCCAGCGTCAAGGGCGGCCCGCGCCGCGAGCTGGAGGCGATGGGCTGCGACCTGTCGGCGTACCTCGGCACCCACCCGATGGCGGGCAAGGAGCGCTCCGGGCCGCTCGCCGCGACCGCCGAGCTGTTCGAGGGGAGGCCCTGGGTCCTGACTCCGGCCGAGGGCGGCGACACCGAGGTCCTCAACATAGCTCTGGAGCTGGTGGCACTGTGCCGCGCGGTGCCCGTCGTCATGGAGGCGGACGCGCACGACCGGGCCGTCGCCCTGGTCTCGCACACCCCGCAGCTGGTCTCCAGCCTGGTCGCCGCCCGCCTCCAGGGCGCCGACGAGACCGCCGTACGGCTGTGCGGGCAGGGCATCCGGGACGTGACCCGGATCGCCGCGTCCGCGCCCCGGATGTGGATGGACATCCTCTCCGCCAACCCGGGCCCGGTCGCCGACGTGCTCAGCGAGGTCTCGGCCGACCTGGAGCGCACGGTGGCGGCGCTCCGCGCACTGGAGGCCGCCGACGACGAGGCGCGCGCCGCGGGCGCCCGCGGCGTCGAGGACGTGCTGCGGCGCGGCAACGCGGGCCGCGAACGGGTGCCGGGCAAGCACGGCGCCGCCCCGGCCGCGTACGAGATCGTCTCGGTGCACATCGGCGACCAGCCCGGCGAGCTGGCCCGGATCTTCGCGGACGCCGGCCGGGCCGCGGTCAACATCGAGGACGTACGGATCGAGCACGCCACCGGCCAGCAGGC
- a CDS encoding pseudouridine synthase yields the protein MRSSGRNNRDAGRGNYRGAGNKKDEKQQRAGRPRPEERRYDVGEGAGRGGSGGRGGSAGQGGSGGQGGRGGSGAPERKGRGAAARGGAKGGPRTSPKGGGKGPQQRGRGQAPARPREYDAQVEERNRARHNKPQIKTPKTFGDQEGERLQKVLARAGMGSRRACEELIDQARVEVNGQIVTEQGVRVDPDKDEVKVDGLTVATQSYLFFALNKPAGVVSTMEDPDGRQCLGDYVTNRETRLFHVGRLDTETEGIILLTNHGELAHRLTHPRYGVKKTYLAAIQGPLPRDLGKQLKDGIQLEDGYARADHFRVVQQTGKNYLVEVTLHEGRKHIVRRMLAEAGFPVEKLVRTSFGPISLGDQKSGWLRRMTNTEVGMLMREVDL from the coding sequence ATGCGAAGCAGCGGCAGGAACAACAGGGACGCCGGTAGGGGCAACTACCGGGGTGCGGGCAACAAGAAGGACGAGAAGCAGCAGCGCGCCGGCCGGCCCCGTCCCGAGGAGCGCCGCTACGACGTGGGCGAGGGCGCGGGCCGGGGCGGCTCGGGCGGCCGTGGCGGCTCGGCTGGCCAGGGCGGCTCCGGCGGCCAGGGCGGCCGCGGCGGTTCCGGCGCCCCCGAGCGCAAGGGCCGCGGCGCGGCGGCCCGCGGCGGCGCCAAGGGCGGCCCCCGTACGAGCCCGAAGGGCGGCGGCAAGGGCCCGCAGCAGCGTGGCCGCGGCCAGGCCCCGGCGCGGCCGCGTGAGTACGACGCGCAGGTGGAGGAGCGTAACCGCGCCCGTCACAACAAGCCGCAGATCAAGACGCCGAAGACGTTCGGCGACCAGGAGGGCGAGCGCCTGCAGAAGGTGCTGGCCCGGGCCGGCATGGGCTCGCGCCGTGCGTGCGAGGAGCTGATCGACCAGGCGCGTGTCGAGGTCAACGGGCAGATCGTCACCGAGCAGGGTGTGCGGGTGGACCCGGACAAGGACGAGGTCAAGGTGGACGGCCTGACGGTCGCCACGCAGTCGTACCTCTTCTTCGCGCTGAACAAGCCGGCCGGTGTGGTCTCGACCATGGAGGACCCGGACGGCCGGCAGTGCCTGGGCGACTACGTGACCAACCGCGAGACGCGGCTGTTCCACGTGGGGCGGCTGGACACCGAGACCGAGGGCATCATCCTGCTCACCAACCACGGTGAGCTGGCCCACCGGCTGACCCACCCGCGCTACGGCGTGAAGAAGACCTACCTGGCCGCGATCCAGGGCCCGCTCCCGCGCGACCTGGGCAAGCAGCTGAAGGACGGCATCCAGCTGGAGGACGGCTACGCGCGCGCGGACCACTTCCGCGTGGTGCAGCAGACCGGCAAGAACTACCTGGTCGAGGTGACCCTCCACGAGGGCCGCAAGCACATCGTGCGCCGCATGCTGGCCGAGGCGGGCTTCCCGGTGGAGAAGCTGGTGCGGACGAGCTTCGGGCCGATCTCGCTGGGCGACCAGAAGTCCGGCTGGCTGCGCCGGATGACGAACACCGAGGTCGGGATGCTGATGCGGGAGGTCGATCTGTAA